The proteins below are encoded in one region of Macrococcus armenti:
- a CDS encoding Glu/Leu/Phe/Val dehydrogenase dimerization domain-containing protein, translating to MIFETIEQYDYEQVVFCQDKASGLKAIIAIHDSTLGPALGGCRMWPYSSEEEAIEDALRLARGMTYKNAAAGLNLGGAKTVVIGDPKKDKSEALFRALGRYINSLNGRYITAEDVGTSVDDMDTIYAETDYVVGLSESYGSSGNPSPKTALGVYRAMKRTAKEAFGDDSLAGKTIAVQGVGNVSYTLCKYLHEEGAKLIVTDIFQESIDRAVNDFGATAVKPEEIYSVEADIFAPCALGAILNDETIPQLKVKAVCGSSNNQLKDMERHAAMLKERNIIYAPDFVVNSGGVINVADELSGYNEERATKKVNEIYDQMDKVFEIAKRDNITTALAAERLAEERIDQMMRVRSTFSKNEHSLISRKSR from the coding sequence ATGATCTTTGAAACAATAGAACAATATGACTATGAGCAAGTCGTTTTTTGTCAGGATAAAGCAAGTGGGCTAAAAGCCATTATTGCAATTCATGACTCTACACTAGGGCCAGCACTCGGGGGATGCAGAATGTGGCCATATAGTAGTGAGGAAGAAGCGATAGAAGATGCATTAAGATTAGCTAGAGGTATGACGTATAAAAACGCTGCAGCTGGTTTAAATTTAGGTGGTGCAAAAACTGTTGTTATTGGAGATCCTAAAAAGGATAAATCTGAAGCATTGTTCCGTGCGCTTGGAAGATATATCAACAGTTTGAATGGTCGATATATCACTGCTGAAGATGTAGGGACTTCAGTAGATGATATGGATACAATTTATGCAGAAACTGATTATGTTGTTGGGTTATCTGAATCATATGGTTCAAGCGGAAATCCAAGCCCTAAAACAGCACTTGGTGTTTATCGTGCGATGAAACGTACTGCAAAAGAAGCATTTGGCGATGATAGTCTTGCTGGTAAGACGATTGCTGTACAAGGTGTAGGAAACGTGTCTTATACTTTATGTAAGTATTTACATGAAGAAGGTGCAAAATTAATTGTTACGGATATTTTCCAGGAATCAATCGACAGGGCTGTAAATGACTTTGGTGCAACTGCTGTGAAACCCGAAGAGATTTACTCAGTTGAAGCGGATATTTTTGCACCATGTGCGCTTGGAGCGATTCTTAACGATGAAACGATTCCACAATTGAAAGTTAAAGCAGTATGTGGTTCATCAAATAACCAGTTGAAAGATATGGAGAGACACGCTGCGATGCTTAAAGAACGTAATATTATATATGCACCGGACTTTGTCGTTAACTCTGGAGGCGTAATTAACGTAGCTGATGAATTAAGTGGTTACAATGAGGAACGTGCAACAAAGAAAGTTAATGAAATTTATGATCAGATGGACAAAGTATTTGAAATTGCAAAACGTGATAATATAACAACAGCTTTAGCTGCTGAACGATTAGCTGAAGAAAGAATAGATCAGATGATGCGTGTCAGAAGCACATTCAGTAAAAACGAACATTCTTTAATATCAAGAAAATCAAGATAA
- a CDS encoding response regulator, translated as MVLKVVIVEDSRELALSIKSHIEQYGMEVVSMCHNGKDAIEMLKNTEFDLLLLDLILPYIDGIGLLETYIPKDHNYKIICLSAFGKDTILTEAMALGVDYFILKPINFDNFINRIHQICNIEGESQSDEVLERLGFNDKHKGTKYLRDALIIINKNPEDKIQLTIKLYPEIAELNLVKPANVERSIRHAIEKAWSNGLEQKFNEKGKFVKPTIGELLKMIKDGAL; from the coding sequence ATGGTACTTAAAGTTGTAATAGTAGAGGATTCCAGAGAACTTGCATTATCAATAAAGTCTCACATTGAACAATATGGTATGGAAGTTGTGAGTATGTGCCATAATGGCAAAGATGCAATCGAAATGTTAAAAAATACTGAATTTGACCTTCTTCTACTCGATTTAATTTTACCTTATATTGATGGTATTGGCTTATTGGAAACATATATACCGAAGGATCACAATTACAAAATTATTTGTTTAAGTGCCTTCGGAAAAGATACAATTCTAACAGAGGCAATGGCTTTAGGCGTCGATTATTTTATATTAAAACCGATCAACTTTGATAATTTTATTAATCGTATTCATCAAATATGTAATATAGAAGGTGAAAGTCAATCGGATGAAGTATTAGAGCGACTAGGTTTTAATGATAAACATAAAGGCACAAAGTATTTAAGAGATGCACTTATTATCATAAATAAAAATCCTGAAGACAAAATTCAATTGACGATTAAGTTGTATCCAGAAATCGCCGAACTAAATCTTGTAAAGCCAGCAAATGTTGAACGTTCAATCCGTCATGCAATTGAGAAAGCGTGGTCGAATGGACTAGAGCAGAAATTTAATGAAAAAGGAAAGTTTGTTAAACCGACGATTGGAGAACTCTTAAAAATGATTAAGGATGGTGCCCTGTGA
- a CDS encoding glycerophosphodiester phosphodiesterase translates to MTLIFAHRGYSAKYPENSMLAFKQAVIHGADGFELDIHLTKDNQIVVIHDDSINRTTNGRGKVQHMTYDEIKQYRIKSGLFKVIDEPVPLLEDVLNIVRDYNLLLNIEIKAESGKIELVLHELLEKYSMNDRIIISSFNIENLIMIESIDSDYETALLFDKYHESPWDFKTNNNIKSIHPNAKHIKVDHLIELHEHELPARVYTVNKEKELAMWINSSVAGIITDEVERAVKLKQVKKRD, encoded by the coding sequence GTGACTTTAATATTTGCACATCGTGGTTATTCTGCAAAGTATCCTGAAAACTCTATGCTTGCATTTAAACAAGCAGTCATTCACGGGGCGGATGGTTTTGAGCTTGATATTCATTTAACGAAAGATAATCAAATTGTTGTCATACACGATGATTCAATTAACAGAACGACGAACGGACGTGGAAAAGTACAGCATATGACGTACGATGAAATCAAACAGTATCGCATTAAATCAGGATTATTTAAAGTGATTGATGAGCCGGTGCCTTTACTTGAAGACGTTTTAAATATCGTTCGTGATTATAACTTATTATTAAATATAGAAATTAAAGCAGAAAGTGGTAAGATTGAGCTTGTGCTTCACGAACTACTTGAAAAATATAGTATGAATGATCGTATTATTATATCAAGCTTCAATATAGAAAATCTTATCATGATCGAATCTATTGATTCTGACTATGAAACAGCTTTATTATTTGATAAATATCATGAGTCACCATGGGACTTTAAGACGAATAATAATATAAAGAGCATTCACCCAAATGCGAAACACATTAAAGTAGATCATTTAATAGAACTTCATGAACATGAACTACCAGCACGTGTTTATACAGTTAATAAAGAAAAAGAACTTGCAATGTGGATAAATAGTAGTGTAGCTGGAATTATTACAGACGAAGTTGAACGTGCAGTTAAATTAAAGCAAGTAAAAAAACGAGACTAA
- a CDS encoding DUF2627 domain-containing protein, giving the protein MKKIIALMVLVIPIYFAGLGIKWMRDALFGILVPELHYIWLQFTIGFVLMLIGVSFVGGYILHIEKKSKRAQEKFMKASNNKKTRH; this is encoded by the coding sequence TTGAAAAAAATTATAGCATTGATGGTGCTTGTTATACCGATTTACTTCGCAGGTCTAGGTATAAAATGGATGCGCGATGCTTTATTCGGCATACTTGTACCTGAACTTCATTACATTTGGTTGCAATTTACGATTGGATTTGTTCTGATGCTCATCGGTGTAAGTTTTGTTGGGGGATATATTCTGCATATCGAAAAGAAATCAAAACGCGCACAAGAGAAATTTATGAAGGCATCTAACAATAAAAAAACGAGACATTAG